A section of the Primulina eburnea isolate SZY01 chromosome 1, ASM2296580v1, whole genome shotgun sequence genome encodes:
- the LOC140832235 gene encoding bifunctional protein FolD 2-like has translation MSDHKATIIDGKLIAQIIQSEISAEVRHLSQTYGKVPGLAVVVVGQGKNSQSYVDMKRRACDEVGIRSIVLNLPEEVPEAELISKVHELNADPDVHGIMLQLPMPKHISEGKILSEILLDKDVDGFHPSHIGKLAMKGIDPLFVPCTPKVCLELLSRSGISVRGKKAVVVGRSNIVGLPVSLLLLKEDATVTVVHSRTKEPERIIREADIIIAAAGQATMIKGSWIKPGAAVIDVGRNAVDDPSKKSGYRLVGDVDFHEACKVAGCITPVPGGVGPVTFALLLKNTLDGAKRLIEL, from the exons ATGTCAGATCATAAAGCCACAATCATTGATGGTAAACTAATAGCACAGATAATACAGTCTGAAATCTCCGCTGAAGTGCGCCATCTCTCTCAGACTTATGGCAAA GTGCCCGGATTAGCTGTGGTGGTTGTTGGGCAAGGGAAGAATTCACAAAGCTATGTGGATATGAAAAGGAGGGCTTGCGATGAAGTTGGAATCAGGTCCATAGTACTGAATCTGCCAGAGGAAGTACCCGAGGCAGAACTAATCAGCAAAGTCCATGAATTGAATGCGGATCCTGATGTTCATG GTATAATGCTGCAGCTTCCTATGCCTAAACATATCAGTGAAGGGAAAATTTTGAGCGAAATATTACTTGACAAAGACGTCGATGGATTTCATCCTTCGCATATTGGCAAGTTAGCGATGAAAGGCATAGATCCTTTGTTCGTCCCTTGCACCCCAAAG GTTTGCCTAGAGCTTCTATCGCGGAGTGGCATCTCCGTCAGAGGAAAGAAGGCTGTAGTCGTGGGTCGAAGTAACATAGTTGGCTTACCAGTTTCCCTGCTACTTCTGAAAGAAGATGCCACTGTTACCGTGGTTCACTCCCGCACCAAGGAACCAGAGCGTATCATTCGTGAAGCTGACATTATCATTGCTGCAGCAGGGCAAGCAACCATG ATAAAGGGCAGTTGGATCAAGCCAGGTGCTGCGGTGATCGACGTTGGGAGAAATGCTGTGGATGACCCGAGTAAAAAGTCCGGTTACAGGCTCGTGGGAGACGTGGACTTCCACGAAGCGTGCAAGGTAGCTGGATGCATTACTCCGGTTCCAGGTGGCGTGGGACCGGTGACCTTCGCGTTGCTGCTGAAGAATACCTTGGACGGAGCCAAGCGGCTTATTGAGCTCTGA